The Erpetoichthys calabaricus chromosome 5, fErpCal1.3, whole genome shotgun sequence genome has a segment encoding these proteins:
- the LOC114651571 gene encoding gastrula zinc finger protein XlCGF57.1-like: MEPVHLTPGAFSMKQEDCKWGPVAFKNEDALLDSIQVQNHEIVKCVKEEDSIGNSSAAKICSRPSTLQEDSVQLKPESLEFECKHICDSREEQDKLSSRQPDLPEDVICSLSSVTVDTLEYRSQREDHGENLHQFMSGEENLKWTTLHFDPVPVKKQIQISINRTQQTHRRNCAAFYNCLDCGKSFKRASHYKVHRRIHTGEQPYHCSECGKCFSQVGSLHKHSRIHSGEKPHCCLECGKCFSVIGSLRIHTRTHTGEKPHCCSDCGKEFSLLRNLQTHSRIHTGQKPHSCPECGKRFAQKGGLRTHAIVHTGEKPHCCAECGKRFSQMGNLQTHLKIHSGEKAFCCSECGKRFTHKASLQAHTSIHTGEKLHCCPVCGKQFSRTSNLQRHAKTHTGEKPFCCSECGKQFFQKTDLHIHLRIHTGEKPHRCPECGKQFTEHKQLKAHSRIHTGEKPFSCRECGKQFRHSSSLQVHTRIHSR; the protein is encoded by the exons ATGGAGCCTGTTCACCTAACACCAGGGGCATTCTCTATGAAACAGGAAGATTGTAAGTGGGGGCCTGTAGCTTTCAAAAATGAGGATGCTTTACTTGACAGCATTCAAGTACAAAATCATGAAATTGTAAAATGTGTCAAAGAAGAGGACTCTATAGGGAACAGCTCTGCTGCGAAGATATGTTCAAGGCCTTCCACTCTTCAAGAAGATTCAGTTCAGTTGAAGCCAGAGTCACTGGAGTTTGAATGCAAGCATATATGTGACAGCAGAGAAGAGCAAGACAAACTATCTTCAAGGCAACCTG ATCTACCAGAGGATGTCATCTGCTCCCTGTCTTCTGTTACAGTGGACACTCTTGAATACAGGAGTCAACGGGAGGATCATGGTGAAAATCTGCATCAGTTCATGTCGGGGGAAGAGAATCTGAAATGGACTACTTTACACTTTGATCCTGTGCCTGTCAAGAAGCAGATACAGATCAGCATAAACAGGACTCAACAGACTCACAGACGCAACTGTGCAGCCTTTTACAACTGCCTAGACTGTGGAAAAAGTTTTAAACGTGCATCTCATTACAAGGTGCACCggagaattcacacaggagagcaGCCTTatcactgttctgaatgtggcaaatgttTTTCACAAGTTGGTAGCCTCCATAAACACTCAAGAATCCACAGTGGAGAGAAGCCCCATTGCTGCTTAGAAtgtggcaaatgtttctctgtgATTGGCAGTCTTCGGATTCACACGAGGACACATACAGGTGAGAAGCCACATTGCTGTTCTGATTGTGGTAAAGAGTTCTCCTTACTCAGAAACCTTCAGACCCACTCAAGAATTCACACGGGACAGAAACCTCAcagttgtccagaatgtggcaaacgatttgcACAGAAAGGTGGTCTTAGAACTCATGCAATAGTGCACACTGGGGAAAAGCcacattgttgtgctgaatgtggaaaacgattTTCTCAGATGGGCAACCTTCAGACACATTTAAAAATTCATAGCGGAGAGAAGGCATTTTGTTGCTCTGAATGTGGTAAGCGATTCACACACAAAGCTAGCCTGCAAGCTCACACAAGTATCCATACTGGAGAGAAACTGCACTGCTGTCCAGTCTGTGGCAAGCAGTTCTCGCGTACAAGCAATCTTCAGAGGCATGCAAAAACTCACACTGGTGAAaagccattttgctgttctgaatgtggcaaacaatttttcCAAAAGACGGATCTTCATATTCATCTGAGAATTCACACTGGCGAGAAGCCGCAtcgctgtccagaatgtggtaagcaGTTCACAGAGCACAAGCAGCTTAAGGCACACTCAAGAATTCACACGGGAGAAAAACCCTTCTCCTGCCGTGAATGTGGTAAGCAGTTTAGACATAGCAGCAGCCTTCAAGTACACACAAGAATTCACTCCAGATAA